From Deferrisoma camini S3R1, the proteins below share one genomic window:
- a CDS encoding oligopeptide/dipeptide ABC transporter ATP-binding protein, translating into MSAPVLLGIRGLVVALEAGRSMRRVLDRVHIEVRAGEPFGLLGESGSGKTLLLHSVLGLSEGVPGVVAGAARVLHLDLFAGLDRLVAWSSESPDRAAKDVRTWNRRLRRRVASVLGREVTLVPQDPATAFPPYATVADLLVRAVRRRDPGLTRAEALEAGLEHLARVGMYRTREVARQHPYELSGGMAQRVALALALAPGPHLLVADEPTTGLDATLRVRVLHLLARARQAGGTTLLLITHDTEAARLLCQRVAVLCGGRVVENGPAGRVLDPDGTPKHPYTRMLLEAEQVLAGRKAPPSARPGAGPAGACPYADRCGRSRSRCRAEAPPWVRVGPDHGIACWGVAG; encoded by the coding sequence GTGAGCGCCCCCGTGCTGCTGGGGATCCGGGGCCTGGTCGTGGCCCTGGAGGCCGGCCGGTCGATGCGCCGGGTGCTCGACCGGGTCCACATCGAGGTGCGGGCCGGGGAGCCGTTCGGCCTGCTGGGCGAGTCGGGCTCGGGAAAGACCCTCCTGCTCCACTCGGTGCTCGGGCTGTCCGAGGGGGTGCCCGGGGTGGTGGCCGGCGCGGCCCGGGTCCTGCACCTGGACCTGTTCGCCGGCCTCGATCGGTTGGTGGCATGGTCCTCCGAATCCCCCGACCGGGCGGCCAAGGACGTGCGCACCTGGAACCGCCGGCTGCGGCGGCGGGTGGCCTCGGTGCTGGGCCGGGAGGTGACCCTGGTGCCCCAGGACCCGGCCACGGCGTTCCCCCCCTACGCCACGGTGGCCGACCTCCTCGTGCGGGCGGTCCGGCGCAGGGACCCGGGCCTGACCCGGGCCGAGGCCCTGGAGGCGGGGCTCGAGCACCTGGCCCGGGTGGGCATGTACCGCACCCGCGAGGTGGCCCGGCAGCACCCTTACGAGCTTTCGGGCGGCATGGCCCAGAGGGTCGCCCTGGCCCTGGCCCTGGCCCCTGGCCCGCACCTGCTGGTGGCCGACGAGCCCACCACCGGCCTGGACGCCACTCTGCGGGTGCGGGTGCTCCACCTGCTCGCCCGGGCCCGGCAGGCCGGGGGCACCACCCTGCTGCTGATCACCCACGACACCGAGGCGGCCCGCCTGCTGTGCCAGAGGGTGGCCGTGCTGTGCGGGGGGCGGGTGGTGGAGAACGGGCCGGCAGGCAGGGTCCTCGATCCGGACGGTACGCCAAAGCACCCGTACACCCGCATGCTGCTGGAGGCCGAGCAGGTGCTGGCGGGCCGGAAGGCTCCGCCGTCGGCCCGCCCCGGGGCCGGCCCGGCCGGCGCCTGCCCCTACGCGGACCGGTGCGGCCGCTCTCGCAGCCGGTGCCGGGCCGAGGCGCCGCCCTGGGTCCGGGTCGGCCCCGATCACGGCATCGCCTGCTGGGGGGTGGCGGGGTGA
- a CDS encoding ABC transporter permease gives MGRLTRFPRGGPAAARLALAAGAACLAPTVLGAALGLLGWLPHDPTAFVAPAHAPPGPDLWLGADALGRDLAARLASAAARFAGPALLAVAVGALVGVALGLAEGLLPGPVAALATGLAQAVDGVPKLVTVLLVAAVTQSDLGWIMAAVGVSFAPQVAEPIRSSIERLRSLAFIEAARSLGVGPGRIVFVHILWGHARRVLLAQATSLLSFAVLAEASLSYLGGELGVQEPAASWGNMLALARDGVFRGHWLPALAPAVMLSLTLLGLNLLGRGLLEAVEEPR, from the coding sequence ATGGGACGGCTGACGCGGTTCCCCCGGGGCGGCCCTGCCGCGGCCCGCCTGGCCCTGGCGGCCGGAGCGGCGTGCCTGGCCCCCACCGTGCTGGGGGCCGCCCTGGGGCTGCTGGGCTGGCTCCCCCACGACCCTACCGCCTTCGTGGCCCCGGCCCACGCCCCGCCCGGCCCGGACCTGTGGCTCGGGGCCGACGCCCTCGGCCGCGACCTGGCGGCCCGGCTCGCCTCGGCCGCGGCCCGGTTCGCCGGTCCGGCCCTCCTGGCCGTGGCCGTGGGAGCGCTCGTCGGCGTGGCCCTCGGCCTGGCCGAGGGGCTCCTGCCCGGGCCGGTGGCCGCCCTGGCCACCGGTCTCGCCCAGGCGGTGGACGGGGTCCCCAAGCTGGTCACGGTGCTCCTGGTGGCCGCGGTGACCCAGAGCGACCTGGGCTGGATCATGGCGGCCGTGGGGGTGTCGTTCGCACCCCAGGTGGCCGAGCCGATCCGGTCGAGCATCGAGAGGCTTCGTTCCCTGGCGTTCATCGAGGCGGCCCGGAGCCTGGGCGTGGGGCCGGGCCGGATCGTGTTCGTGCACATCCTCTGGGGCCACGCCCGCCGGGTGCTGTTGGCCCAGGCCACCAGCCTGCTGTCGTTCGCCGTGCTGGCCGAGGCCAGCCTTTCGTACCTGGGGGGCGAGCTGGGGGTGCAGGAGCCGGCCGCGAGCTGGGGCAACATGCTCGCCCTGGCCCGCGACGGCGTGTTCCGGGGCCACTGGCTCCCGGCGCTGGCGCCCGCGGTCATGCTGTCGCTGACCCTGCTGGGCCTCAACCTCCTGGGCCGGGGGCTCTTGGAGGCCGTGGAGGAACCCCGGTGA
- a CDS encoding ABC transporter permease subunit, with amino-acid sequence MTPRPALSLAWWTLRQTAGALLVLLGTSAALYAVVRLAPHAGPAGRVVAAAPAGTVPAEGLPGYTEWLAGVVRGDLGRSTAVQQGRPVSDLVFAGLRRSLGLAAAGLALSSLLSAGLTLIRSRWSDPGPASALSAAAHLVSAVPVFLLAYLTTLAENRLVGAGIRAGWWDRPGWFPFPSRDDWVPWLVAALILAVGDGLLADLFRRTQAEWRAACAVEHRTGARLLGIPDWEVRVREALPGLAAHLSRRVSFVLGSTVVLEAALGWPGLGYLAWRAAAQRDLPLLLGAAVLMAAVVRAAGLLAELVRRWADPRTGGEAA; translated from the coding sequence GTGACCCCGCGGCCGGCCCTCTCCCTGGCCTGGTGGACCCTGCGCCAGACGGCCGGCGCGCTCCTGGTCCTGTTGGGCACCAGCGCGGCCCTCTACGCCGTGGTGCGCCTGGCTCCCCACGCCGGGCCGGCCGGCCGGGTGGTGGCCGCCGCTCCGGCCGGGACCGTGCCGGCCGAGGGCCTGCCCGGGTACACGGAGTGGCTCGCCGGGGTGGTCCGGGGCGACCTGGGCCGGTCCACGGCGGTGCAGCAGGGTCGGCCCGTGTCCGACCTGGTCTTTGCCGGGCTGCGCCGCTCCCTGGGGCTGGCGGCCGCCGGCCTGGCCCTCTCCTCCCTCCTCTCGGCCGGGCTCACCCTGATCCGCTCCCGCTGGTCCGATCCGGGCCCGGCGTCCGCCCTGTCGGCCGCCGCCCACCTGGTGTCGGCCGTTCCCGTGTTCCTGCTGGCGTACCTGACCACCCTGGCCGAAAACCGGCTCGTGGGGGCCGGGATCCGGGCGGGCTGGTGGGACCGGCCCGGTTGGTTCCCGTTTCCGAGCCGGGACGACTGGGTGCCGTGGCTCGTGGCCGCCCTGATCCTGGCGGTGGGCGACGGCCTGCTGGCGGACCTGTTCCGCCGGACCCAGGCCGAGTGGAGGGCGGCCTGCGCCGTGGAGCACCGCACCGGCGCGCGGCTGCTCGGCATCCCCGACTGGGAGGTGCGGGTGCGCGAGGCCCTGCCCGGCCTGGCGGCCCACCTGTCCCGGCGGGTGTCGTTCGTGCTGGGCTCCACCGTCGTCCTCGAGGCGGCCCTGGGGTGGCCGGGCCTGGGCTACCTGGCGTGGCGCGCCGCGGCCCAGCGGGACCTGCCGCTCCTGCTGGGCGCTGCCGTGCTCATGGCCGCGGTGGTGCGGGCGGCCGGGCTGCTGGCCGAGCTGGTGCGGCGCTGGGCCGACCCCCGCACCGGCGGGGAGGCCGCGTGA
- a CDS encoding ABC transporter substrate-binding protein: MIRHVIALFLLVVGPAANASAGLRYAESTPPSTLNPLLARDMPSVRASELVYEGLITPPDAGEVRPLLAERWEVDPDGRTVTFYLKRGVRWHDGRPFTARDVVFTVEAGRDPANASPLRSQFAAFESVEALDDHTVRFRLAHPSANPILLFDFRILPAHRFPEGRLAGGDPSAVGTGPFRFREWAPSGEIRFEANPDYHRPGQPGIREVEASPVPDDNIRNELLRYGAVDLVPRVRPRDIPVLEELSGIRLYPYSTLSYAFVGINFRNPLLRDLRVRRALARGIDREAMLKAHYGGRGVVISGPFPPASWAYNFDVKPWPHEPDAAARLLDEAGLVDSDGDGIREKDGKPVRFRLVSLAASEAQKAVVLDLQQQLKGLGIGIEVKFLEPSAWRKAVFQDHDFDLVLAEWTFDHSVNIYSLFHSAEAGPGRNNLGAYANPEVDRLLDETREVTNSEALRAAYGELHRILHDDLPYLFLWSLNRYAAVSTRIDNVRLHPFYFFSYVGSWKER, translated from the coding sequence ATGATCCGCCACGTCATCGCCCTGTTCCTGCTGGTGGTCGGCCCGGCCGCGAACGCCTCGGCCGGGCTGCGGTACGCCGAGAGCACCCCCCCGTCTACCCTGAACCCCCTGCTGGCCCGGGACATGCCCAGCGTGCGGGCGTCGGAGCTGGTGTACGAGGGGCTCATCACCCCCCCCGACGCGGGGGAGGTGCGCCCCCTGCTGGCCGAGCGGTGGGAGGTGGACCCCGACGGCCGCACCGTGACGTTCTACCTGAAGCGGGGGGTCCGGTGGCACGACGGCAGGCCGTTCACGGCCCGGGACGTGGTGTTCACGGTGGAGGCCGGCCGGGACCCGGCGAACGCCTCTCCCCTGCGCAGCCAGTTCGCGGCCTTCGAGTCGGTGGAGGCCCTCGACGACCACACCGTGCGGTTCCGGCTGGCCCACCCCTCGGCCAACCCCATCCTCCTGTTCGACTTCCGGATCCTCCCGGCCCACCGGTTCCCCGAGGGCAGGCTCGCCGGCGGAGACCCCTCGGCCGTGGGCACCGGCCCGTTCCGGTTCCGCGAGTGGGCGCCCTCGGGGGAGATCCGGTTCGAGGCCAACCCCGACTACCACCGGCCGGGCCAGCCGGGCATCCGGGAGGTGGAGGCCTCGCCGGTGCCCGACGACAACATCCGCAACGAGCTGCTGCGTTACGGCGCCGTGGACCTGGTCCCCCGGGTCCGGCCCCGGGACATCCCGGTGCTCGAGGAGCTCTCGGGCATCCGCCTGTACCCCTACAGCACCCTCTCTTACGCATTCGTGGGCATCAACTTCCGCAACCCCCTGCTGCGGGACCTGCGGGTCCGCCGGGCCCTGGCCCGGGGCATCGACCGGGAGGCCATGCTCAAGGCCCACTACGGGGGCCGGGGGGTCGTGATCTCCGGGCCGTTCCCGCCGGCCTCGTGGGCGTACAACTTCGACGTCAAACCCTGGCCCCACGAGCCCGACGCCGCCGCCCGCCTGCTGGACGAGGCAGGGCTCGTCGACTCCGACGGGGACGGCATCCGCGAGAAGGACGGAAAGCCCGTGCGGTTTCGGCTCGTGTCCCTGGCGGCCAGCGAGGCCCAGAAGGCCGTGGTGCTGGACCTGCAGCAGCAACTGAAGGGCCTGGGCATCGGGATCGAGGTGAAGTTCCTGGAGCCGTCGGCCTGGCGCAAGGCGGTGTTCCAAGACCACGACTTCGACCTGGTGCTGGCCGAGTGGACCTTCGACCACAGCGTGAACATCTACTCCCTGTTCCACTCGGCCGAGGCCGGGCCGGGCCGCAACAACCTGGGCGCCTACGCGAACCCCGAGGTGGACCGGCTGTTGGACGAGACCCGGGAGGTCACCAACTCGGAGGCGCTGCGGGCGGCCTACGGCGAGCTCCACCGCATCCTCCACGACGACCTGCCGTACCTGTTCCTGTGGAGCCTCAACCGGTACGCGGCCGTGTCCACCCGGATCGACAACGTCCGGCTCCACCCCTTCTACTTCTTCTCCTACGTGGGGTCCTGGAAGGAACGGTGA
- a CDS encoding PEGA domain-containing protein: MKRIWLLLLLAVVAFPPLSPPWARAVEGGSPSGSDEVLRNPATYQQEADEPGVLSILSRPEGARVFVDGEEKGTTPLYVRNLSEGEHEVILYLPGKGAFRQTVEGPGGRIFVDLDEETGIGIGLVSVTTDPADARVEVDGKPVGLAPLEIPLKAGRHVIRAAKQGFQPAEAAVEVSAGAAAQEVALTLAPEDGALLVVSSPEGGRVFVDDEPRGTAQGPLRVDPVTPGVHRVRVELEGYRPWERGDVVVGNGRTTTVIAALMPVRNDSSVRLYTDPPGARVWLDGKEIGQADENGLGFRATKGLHRLRLAFDPAERPGYTPLEVTVQFRDDVEDFRDRPLRIPPVDENYANAQKLIERGQIEEALGFLGRVPPDHPSFARARAQMVDLLARAGRIREIPPVLAELVARPETGRNPALNLALGYWCWQAARQADPGEAVALLRQGVEALERAVATPELLPAGRRQPLLLKAYYYLGVTSERLFQETGEARFIQKGAQAWQVFFARLEQAPDAMAPEWVERARRHRQNLEYLATKLGG; this comes from the coding sequence ATGAAACGGATCTGGCTGCTGCTGTTGCTGGCCGTCGTCGCGTTCCCCCCCCTCTCGCCCCCCTGGGCGCGGGCCGTGGAGGGGGGCTCGCCCTCCGGCTCGGACGAGGTCCTCCGGAACCCGGCCACCTACCAGCAGGAGGCGGACGAGCCCGGGGTGCTGTCGATCCTGTCCCGGCCCGAGGGGGCCCGGGTGTTCGTGGACGGGGAGGAGAAGGGCACCACCCCCCTGTACGTGCGGAACCTGTCCGAGGGAGAGCACGAGGTGATCCTGTACCTGCCGGGCAAGGGCGCGTTCCGGCAGACCGTGGAGGGGCCCGGCGGCCGCATCTTCGTGGACCTGGACGAGGAGACCGGCATCGGGATCGGGCTCGTGTCCGTGACCACCGACCCGGCCGACGCCCGGGTGGAGGTGGACGGCAAGCCCGTGGGCCTGGCCCCCCTGGAGATCCCCCTGAAGGCCGGCCGCCACGTGATCCGGGCGGCCAAGCAGGGGTTCCAGCCCGCCGAGGCCGCCGTGGAGGTGAGCGCCGGCGCAGCCGCCCAGGAGGTCGCGCTCACGTTGGCCCCGGAGGACGGGGCGCTCCTCGTGGTATCCAGCCCGGAGGGCGGACGGGTGTTCGTGGACGACGAGCCCCGGGGCACGGCCCAGGGCCCCCTGCGGGTGGACCCGGTGACGCCCGGGGTGCACCGGGTCCGGGTGGAGCTCGAGGGCTACCGCCCCTGGGAGCGCGGGGACGTGGTGGTGGGCAACGGCCGCACCACCACCGTGATCGCGGCCCTCATGCCCGTGCGCAACGACAGCTCGGTGCGGCTCTACACCGACCCCCCGGGCGCCCGGGTGTGGCTGGACGGAAAGGAGATCGGCCAAGCCGACGAGAACGGCCTGGGGTTCCGGGCGACCAAGGGGCTCCACCGGCTCCGGCTGGCCTTCGACCCGGCCGAGCGGCCCGGGTACACGCCCCTGGAGGTCACGGTGCAGTTCCGGGACGACGTGGAGGACTTCCGGGACCGCCCCCTTCGCATCCCGCCGGTGGACGAGAACTACGCCAACGCCCAGAAGCTGATCGAGCGGGGGCAGATCGAGGAGGCCCTGGGGTTCCTGGGACGGGTGCCGCCGGACCACCCCAGCTTCGCCCGGGCCCGGGCCCAGATGGTGGACCTGCTGGCCCGGGCGGGCCGCATCCGGGAGATCCCCCCGGTCCTGGCCGAGCTGGTGGCCCGGCCGGAGACGGGCCGGAACCCTGCCCTCAACCTGGCCCTGGGGTACTGGTGCTGGCAGGCCGCGCGGCAGGCCGACCCGGGGGAGGCCGTGGCCCTTCTGCGCCAGGGGGTCGAGGCCCTGGAACGGGCCGTGGCCACCCCGGAGCTCCTGCCGGCGGGCCGGCGTCAGCCGCTCCTTCTGAAAGCCTACTACTACCTGGGGGTGACCAGTGAGCGTCTGTTCCAAGAGACCGGAGAGGCCCGGTTCATCCAGAAAGGGGCCCAGGCCTGGCAGGTGTTCTTCGCCCGCCTGGAGCAAGCCCCGGACGCCATGGCGCCGGAGTGGGTCGAACGGGCCCGGCGCCACCGCCAGAACCTTGAGTACCTGGCGACCAAGCTGGGCGGCTAG
- a CDS encoding carboxypeptidase-like regulatory domain-containing protein: MAGLRRITVTLFLAAAVVAVPARGHAAIKVRKPVLLAPETSRPRPAVRPRKGKDVFIGTVIFSRGGPVVAEIPGGAKPREWMVVFGQGMRRVGKAVIERELDKGVYLLKPAGRFSVSPGDRLARESEREAAARVIRTNRIPAYLEFLGFFPKSKYRARIAREVFRLKMKESYPTFPGTTLEGRLRLAETVDRDLPLGQVLIKLDRFVIARTDDTGRFRIEGIPKLPVAVKLNLDIKDPRFQKAREVKVEIPADSFAEIQADIPIRVTPTVLVGEVRDERGAPLAGMEVWTSPYTMEVLSDEAGAFRISRRKVLTPKEGEPADRPLFGGDYEVFAYRKGYSVGRARVSAESYRENRVPPIRVERIDLVGEPVPDLDLDLAQHLTLGPAEVVPQGAGPRLNP; this comes from the coding sequence ATGGCTGGTTTGCGAAGGATCACCGTGACCCTCTTTCTGGCGGCCGCCGTGGTCGCCGTGCCAGCACGGGGGCACGCCGCCATCAAGGTCAGGAAACCCGTCCTGTTGGCCCCTGAGACCTCGCGCCCCCGGCCGGCGGTGCGCCCCCGGAAGGGCAAGGACGTGTTCATCGGAACGGTCATCTTCTCCCGGGGGGGGCCGGTGGTGGCCGAGATCCCGGGGGGGGCCAAGCCCCGGGAGTGGATGGTGGTGTTCGGCCAGGGGATGCGCAGGGTGGGCAAGGCCGTGATCGAGCGGGAGCTGGACAAGGGCGTGTATCTGCTCAAGCCGGCGGGGCGGTTCTCGGTGTCCCCCGGCGACCGGTTGGCCCGCGAGTCCGAACGCGAGGCCGCGGCCCGGGTGATCCGCACGAACCGCATCCCGGCCTACCTGGAGTTCCTCGGGTTCTTCCCCAAGAGCAAGTACCGGGCCCGGATCGCCCGGGAGGTGTTCCGGCTGAAGATGAAGGAGAGCTACCCCACGTTCCCGGGCACCACCCTGGAGGGCCGGCTGCGGCTGGCCGAGACCGTGGACCGGGACCTGCCCCTGGGCCAGGTGCTGATCAAGCTCGACCGGTTCGTGATCGCCCGCACCGACGACACCGGCCGGTTCCGGATCGAGGGGATCCCCAAGCTGCCGGTGGCCGTGAAACTGAACCTCGACATCAAGGACCCCCGGTTCCAGAAGGCCCGGGAGGTGAAGGTGGAGATCCCGGCCGACTCGTTCGCCGAGATCCAGGCGGACATCCCCATCCGGGTCACCCCCACCGTCCTGGTGGGCGAGGTCCGGGACGAGCGGGGGGCGCCGCTGGCGGGGATGGAGGTATGGACCTCGCCCTACACCATGGAGGTGCTGTCCGACGAGGCGGGGGCGTTCCGGATCTCCCGCAGGAAGGTGCTCACGCCCAAGGAGGGGGAGCCGGCCGACCGGCCGCTGTTCGGGGGGGACTACGAGGTGTTCGCGTACCGCAAGGGGTACTCGGTGGGCCGGGCCCGGGTGTCGGCCGAGAGCTACCGGGAGAACCGGGTGCCCCCGATCCGGGTGGAGCGGATCGATCTGGTGGGCGAGCCGGTTCCCGACCTGGACCTGGACCTGGCCCAACACCTGACGCTGGGCCCCGCCGAGGTGGTCCCCCAGGGGGCAGGCCCGCGCCTGAATCCATGA
- a CDS encoding cytochrome c3 family protein, producing MHPSPGTRRRPIGKLRALAVGLGLLGAAILPRSVGAGEVSIIAPVDGSVVKEDSLLILGAAPRGSQVPWSVRSASGVLEDSARADWGDLFEIFVLLDPGLNEFQIGDRRLRVFYDDGSREPPEGFRPVRVHAGDVSRCSDCHDRLSMELLEGGYPGVCLACHVVVSVNPANQGPATDTPHFRKAVARCGRCHEPHASLDPKLLRRPGPELCRSCHPERTVSDASHPVLAEEGCSACHDSHYSGYPNDLHKPQPELCQDCHDQGGGDAEGLHPPLVEERSCSTCHDPHGDQPGLLRSGLPDLCLGCHETVMDQGHGDTLAECTRCHDPHGRTDRGLLGDGVSPRCLECHEGIDRGETVHPALQEGCQACHDPHADDSVEQARVSCGKCHDLQGDEELGALHGGLSIPAGACLRCHPAHAADGDRLVRGRLHPPLAKGKCTVCHGGGADRSIRIENPATRCRMCHSFEKDLREAGAREHDPVAGGECTACHDPHMSSEPAFLRGPQPEVCGRCHDEARLGPGRERHPAAETCTDCHGAHGGRGPAFLASQPPELCLDCHDDPTEGLESPHPAVEEGCLVCHDPHQGFRPGYLKGDTPRAACQECHDVPDLSEGRTLHSAADTCTACHDPHGRGGPRYLASQPPDLCLECHDDPAEGVEDPHPALEEGCLVCHSPHSGFGGANLVKPQRELCLGCHDDPAEGFPRVHAPARDRCSGCHDPHGDASAALLKEARPGLCLGCHAVQAPASGRPAHPPAAEDCANCHEEAPHGGTSPRFLPKTPPELCLECHDDPREGAQTLHPALEEGCLVCHDPHRGARPGFLRGADANAPCLDCHEVLTGKPVRHAALDQGCTVCHDPHRADAEHQLRRPGNALCLGCHDLTGHAHTVDVARGERFPGARGFPTDGGQYLCTGCHAPHEAEDEGLFIRPREVLCQECHRI from the coding sequence ATGCACCCCTCCCCTGGCACACGTCGCCGTCCCATCGGAAAGCTCCGGGCCCTGGCGGTGGGGCTGGGCCTCTTGGGCGCAGCGATCCTCCCCCGGTCCGTGGGGGCCGGGGAGGTCAGCATCATCGCCCCTGTGGACGGCTCGGTGGTGAAAGAGGACTCCCTGCTCATCCTGGGCGCGGCGCCCCGGGGCAGCCAGGTCCCGTGGTCCGTGCGGAGCGCCTCGGGCGTGCTCGAGGACTCCGCCCGGGCGGACTGGGGCGACCTGTTCGAGATCTTCGTGCTGCTGGACCCCGGGCTCAACGAGTTCCAGATCGGGGATCGGCGGCTTCGGGTGTTCTACGACGACGGGTCCCGGGAGCCGCCCGAGGGGTTCCGGCCGGTGCGCGTGCACGCGGGCGACGTGTCGCGATGCTCCGACTGCCACGACCGGCTGAGCATGGAGCTGCTCGAGGGGGGCTACCCCGGCGTGTGCCTGGCCTGCCACGTGGTCGTGTCGGTGAACCCCGCCAACCAGGGGCCCGCCACGGACACCCCCCATTTCCGGAAGGCCGTGGCCCGGTGCGGCCGGTGCCACGAGCCCCACGCCTCCCTGGACCCCAAGCTGCTCCGCAGGCCCGGGCCGGAGCTGTGCCGGTCGTGCCACCCCGAGCGGACCGTGTCGGACGCCTCCCATCCGGTGCTGGCCGAGGAGGGGTGCTCGGCCTGCCACGACTCCCACTACTCGGGGTACCCCAACGACCTCCACAAGCCACAGCCCGAGCTGTGTCAGGACTGCCACGACCAGGGCGGGGGGGACGCGGAGGGCCTTCACCCGCCCCTGGTGGAGGAGAGGTCCTGCTCCACCTGCCACGACCCCCACGGCGATCAGCCCGGGCTCCTGCGCTCGGGGCTGCCGGACCTGTGCCTGGGCTGCCACGAGACGGTCATGGACCAGGGCCACGGCGACACGCTGGCCGAGTGCACCCGGTGCCACGATCCCCACGGCCGCACCGACCGGGGGCTGCTCGGAGACGGGGTCAGCCCCAGGTGCCTCGAATGCCACGAGGGGATCGACCGGGGCGAGACGGTCCACCCGGCGCTGCAGGAGGGGTGCCAGGCCTGCCACGATCCCCATGCCGACGACAGCGTGGAGCAGGCCCGGGTCTCCTGCGGCAAATGTCACGATCTCCAGGGGGACGAGGAGCTGGGGGCCCTGCACGGCGGGCTGTCGATCCCGGCCGGGGCGTGCCTGCGCTGCCATCCGGCCCACGCCGCCGATGGGGACCGGCTCGTCCGGGGTCGGCTCCACCCCCCCCTGGCCAAGGGCAAGTGCACGGTGTGCCACGGCGGCGGGGCGGACCGGAGCATCCGGATCGAGAACCCCGCTACCCGCTGCCGCATGTGCCACTCGTTCGAGAAAGACCTGCGGGAGGCGGGGGCCAGGGAGCACGACCCGGTGGCCGGGGGCGAGTGCACGGCCTGCCACGACCCCCACATGTCGTCGGAGCCCGCGTTCCTGCGGGGGCCCCAGCCCGAGGTGTGCGGCCGGTGCCACGACGAGGCCCGGCTGGGACCCGGCCGGGAGCGTCACCCCGCGGCCGAGACCTGCACCGATTGCCACGGCGCCCACGGCGGGCGGGGACCGGCGTTCCTGGCATCCCAACCCCCGGAGCTGTGCCTCGACTGCCACGACGACCCAACCGAGGGGCTGGAGAGCCCCCATCCCGCGGTCGAGGAGGGGTGCCTCGTGTGCCACGATCCCCACCAGGGGTTCCGGCCGGGGTACCTGAAGGGCGACACCCCGCGGGCGGCCTGCCAGGAGTGCCACGACGTGCCCGACCTGTCGGAGGGCCGCACGCTCCATTCCGCGGCCGACACCTGCACGGCCTGCCACGACCCCCACGGCCGGGGCGGCCCCCGGTACCTGGCCTCGCAGCCGCCGGACCTGTGCCTGGAGTGTCACGACGACCCGGCCGAGGGGGTGGAGGATCCCCACCCGGCCCTGGAGGAGGGGTGCCTCGTGTGCCACAGCCCCCACAGCGGGTTCGGGGGGGCGAACCTGGTGAAGCCCCAGCGGGAGCTGTGCCTCGGCTGCCACGACGATCCGGCCGAAGGGTTCCCCCGGGTCCACGCCCCGGCGCGGGACCGGTGCTCCGGGTGCCACGACCCCCACGGCGACGCATCCGCAGCCCTGTTGAAGGAGGCGCGCCCCGGTCTGTGCCTGGGCTGCCACGCGGTCCAGGCGCCGGCCTCCGGCCGACCGGCCCACCCGCCCGCGGCCGAGGACTGCGCCAACTGCCACGAGGAGGCCCCCCACGGCGGCACCTCGCCCCGGTTCCTCCCGAAGACCCCGCCGGAGCTGTGCCTGGAGTGCCACGACGACCCGCGCGAGGGGGCCCAGACCCTGCACCCGGCCCTGGAGGAGGGGTGCCTGGTGTGCCACGATCCCCATCGGGGAGCCCGGCCGGGGTTCCTGCGGGGCGCCGACGCCAACGCCCCCTGCCTGGACTGCCACGAGGTGCTGACCGGAAAGCCCGTGCGGCACGCCGCCCTGGATCAGGGGTGCACGGTGTGCCACGATCCCCACCGTGCGGATGCCGAGCACCAGCTGCGCAGGCCCGGCAATGCCCTGTGCCTGGGGTGCCACGACCTGACCGGCCACGCCCACACCGTGGACGTGGCCCGGGGGGAGCGGTTCCCCGGGGCCCGAGGGTTTCCCACGGACGGCGGACAGTACCTGTGCACGGGATGCCACGCCCCCCACGAGGCGGAGGACGAGGGGCTGTTCATCCGGCCCCGCGAGGTGCTGTGCCAGGAGTGCCACCGGATCTGA